The proteins below are encoded in one region of Amycolatopsis acidiphila:
- a CDS encoding Mov34/MPN/PAD-1 family protein — translation MSPDYRTRVRSINLHTAAVTTILRVVDDDNDGCETGGILLGSVTSDHADVRHVGGPGPAAIRTSDSFMRDRTYAQKLADYVYDLDRSIWIGEWHTHPSAQPIPSDRDFQTYRTLLCDPELEFNVFIALIVGRLSPGSLTTHLVGWVCTTGRLMAAPVHVKNLTAFDET, via the coding sequence ATGAGCCCGGACTACCGCACCCGTGTCCGAAGCATCAACCTCCACACAGCGGCGGTGACGACGATCCTCCGCGTCGTCGATGACGACAACGATGGGTGCGAAACCGGCGGAATTTTGCTTGGCAGTGTAACCAGCGATCATGCGGATGTTCGGCACGTCGGTGGACCTGGCCCCGCAGCCATCCGCACTTCAGACTCTTTCATGCGCGACCGCACATATGCGCAGAAACTCGCAGACTATGTGTACGACCTCGACCGCAGCATCTGGATCGGCGAATGGCATACCCATCCGAGCGCGCAGCCCATCCCCAGCGACCGTGACTTTCAAACCTATCGCACCCTACTTTGCGATCCCGAACTTGAATTCAATGTTTTCATCGCGTTGATCGTCGGACGACTATCGCCCGGATCGCTTACTACACATCTCGTTGGCTGGGTCTGTACAACCGGGCGACTCATGGCCGCGCCTGTTCACGTGAAGAACCTAACCGCATTCGACGAAACTTGA
- a CDS encoding caspase family protein, which produces MNPDEEKADPSRSSALLIGGKTYQGSNLTPVPAVEDNLAKLKAAFSDSELWGLPRTRLTAEIDLKRSDMLDAIGLHYRLSERGGTFVLYFVGHAHFHDGMLYLAPYDTGDRANPEASMVPMSAVFAAVEREGKRAERKLLILDCCYAGGAVRSVPGEPSTAGAEHGWYVMAATSDNDIAFADSGRETTFFTGALLKAFEGVEATQPSLSAKWVFETVSKVIEGVAEPKFAPQPHESPFTWADRPWLRNRQHVPPSRVPYVFPSLAAETITVRQPLPNGFRPWPIPEVNFVGRTQELEAALSRFRQRTVLPVNGPRYAGKAAFVRQFLATCGVKEAAPTEQPWLLLEITIVNRSAESPVLEALASALEIRLQDIDQSTEADGDPRRELVIDRLREHARGRTLLLVIDCGRLGYDSAHIRSELDQLLAHAYFRDTANIVISRAPLTVHGDEQLDLQVPIQLKELEQRDAAELLTALISQERQTVDGEDVLGRIQDRWIRLPGVLKNSVYGYLSRVGDGVTTPDPGHVAAALMEGTTPSVARTLKELDCRLITGTETPVTPEPLAILAVWALSDQLSVSQHVLEAPSVGFPHRTLALLEDARVVSSTDSGALTLGQASEQALRSLVTALLTRGEAVEDPLAPVMLDPELLDHLFPAELDIAELDRRFAMAATSLLVTAAGALDVDTDNASDAFEMKLRSALGWIEDEGGDRLPALHDVICSLVVAPAGDAPYLPAMADRFVQEAEERAVSESLTNARAADDATPLAGLYRLYNALTSLTFAARVEGAAAENSARFVAAAEEFSAALGQCDPAQVQHTLLRSADASLAVTGKRLRLRARLIDVRLAAVDALLLGARRPGGGQAGRITLAVSWLLNTADALIDADRGPEAEQLVATAAELVADELPHDGTTRSVYSRLQLGNRIARVRSRLLPDPADGRRELVEAVRFVIAGLELAHEEGVSLTPWSMRLFESGTLLLQQSSTDEELVEVRALVLDSLARCWGDWRSWPSSICIASARFLRKVHVRCADVRLKLSGAKEAVELLVHHAPGRDEQAVATGQGNSQPRLEPRSAIASLDKREHAKVLAALAQAYGFLARACRDDQDFPEARAALTKAEEHARAAVELAPAAFSYSVWLRQVLDVRRSAPRTGAAGEAAERQRRACVKAIRNWLRQADSRSHAHAALDLSCLESDWAEEGSLRGAAKRAGEEDFLRRPPAVQRERIEALYRERRQKLRAHRYRYGPSIELCALETRLEREYCRWTAVLGFKLAKWEKNRHTGPGPTTRRPQVDNTPVLEIFHEASRLWPEDARLIAAEAGFRRYIWDYEEAINLYERLARTAPNGDMGRVALLSAAEAMLAEAEYADADRRPDRHDRLIDAKDHLNTVLSGNRRIWLALVLSGRVAIRLREPLNWAPIDSSFEVIIGGDYTGTVGRFLDRRRYGEARSLDTIGDRIRNKGGDKPPERARRNKLLDDLLDGEAASESASGTSSTDSVASPQLSASDTYVRDEDLEQLTPDLLGELLLAEFTSVPLLEGLGKLYLDRAIDLANRHGVLHGVVPPPNSSTAEEAADHARRAYDCFDACRVLQEAHGAESIVTKFERGRAITLAAKFVHNPNPFPQSVLQGRGEQIKQAVNLLLAAREHSVGKFNSVCSRAVAENNDLQARLGLRKPIGGQAMYPMS; this is translated from the coding sequence GTGAATCCGGACGAGGAGAAGGCCGACCCGTCCCGTTCCAGCGCTCTCCTGATCGGTGGTAAGACCTATCAGGGCTCGAACCTGACTCCGGTCCCCGCGGTTGAGGACAACCTCGCCAAGCTGAAGGCAGCTTTCTCCGACTCCGAGTTGTGGGGACTACCGCGTACCCGGCTGACGGCTGAGATCGACCTGAAGCGCTCCGACATGCTCGACGCCATCGGGCTGCACTATCGGCTTTCCGAGCGCGGTGGCACCTTCGTCCTCTACTTCGTAGGCCATGCCCATTTCCACGACGGAATGCTTTATCTGGCGCCGTACGACACCGGAGATCGCGCCAATCCCGAGGCCTCGATGGTGCCGATGAGCGCGGTTTTCGCGGCAGTCGAACGGGAAGGCAAGCGAGCCGAACGGAAGCTGCTCATCCTCGACTGCTGCTATGCCGGGGGTGCCGTCCGTTCCGTTCCTGGAGAACCGAGTACTGCTGGTGCGGAACATGGCTGGTACGTCATGGCCGCGACGTCGGATAACGACATCGCATTCGCTGACTCCGGGCGCGAAACCACCTTTTTCACGGGGGCCCTGCTTAAGGCCTTCGAGGGGGTGGAGGCAACGCAGCCCAGCCTCTCCGCGAAGTGGGTGTTCGAGACCGTCAGCAAGGTCATCGAAGGTGTGGCGGAGCCGAAGTTCGCACCACAACCACACGAGTCACCGTTCACCTGGGCTGATCGCCCATGGCTACGTAACCGCCAGCACGTCCCCCCTTCCCGTGTCCCGTACGTCTTCCCGTCTTTGGCTGCCGAGACGATCACTGTTCGGCAACCTCTACCAAACGGCTTCCGACCGTGGCCCATCCCCGAGGTCAACTTCGTCGGCCGTACACAGGAATTGGAAGCGGCTCTGAGCCGCTTCCGCCAGCGTACCGTGCTTCCGGTCAACGGGCCCCGTTACGCCGGCAAGGCCGCGTTCGTCCGCCAGTTTCTGGCAACGTGCGGTGTCAAGGAAGCTGCTCCTACCGAGCAGCCGTGGCTGTTGCTGGAGATCACGATTGTCAACCGCAGTGCCGAATCCCCCGTCCTGGAGGCCCTCGCCTCTGCGCTGGAGATTCGGCTCCAAGACATCGACCAAAGCACAGAGGCCGACGGCGACCCGCGCCGCGAACTGGTTATCGACCGTCTCCGGGAACATGCACGTGGACGTACCCTGCTTCTCGTCATCGACTGCGGGCGTCTCGGGTACGACTCCGCGCACATCAGGAGCGAGCTCGACCAACTGCTCGCGCACGCATACTTCCGGGACACTGCCAACATCGTCATTTCGCGGGCCCCCCTCACCGTCCACGGCGACGAGCAGCTCGACCTGCAAGTCCCCATCCAGCTGAAGGAACTCGAGCAACGGGATGCCGCGGAGCTCCTCACCGCCCTTATTTCACAGGAACGTCAGACGGTCGACGGTGAGGATGTCCTGGGCCGCATCCAGGACCGCTGGATCAGGCTGCCGGGCGTACTGAAGAACAGTGTGTACGGCTATCTCAGCAGGGTCGGCGATGGCGTGACCACGCCCGACCCTGGGCATGTGGCGGCCGCCTTGATGGAGGGAACGACCCCCAGTGTGGCTAGGACGTTGAAGGAACTCGATTGCCGCCTGATCACCGGAACCGAAACACCTGTCACCCCGGAACCGCTCGCGATCCTCGCCGTCTGGGCTCTGTCCGATCAGCTTTCCGTGTCTCAGCATGTCCTTGAAGCCCCCTCCGTCGGCTTCCCGCACCGCACCTTGGCGCTGCTGGAGGACGCACGCGTCGTCTCGTCCACCGACTCGGGGGCGCTTACTCTCGGGCAGGCCAGCGAGCAGGCGCTGCGTTCCCTGGTCACTGCCCTGCTGACGCGCGGCGAGGCTGTGGAAGACCCGCTCGCACCGGTCATGCTCGATCCCGAGCTCCTCGACCACCTTTTTCCTGCCGAGCTGGACATCGCGGAGCTAGACCGGCGGTTCGCGATGGCCGCGACGTCGCTGCTGGTCACGGCGGCGGGGGCGCTGGACGTCGACACCGACAATGCGTCCGACGCCTTCGAGATGAAGCTTCGCTCGGCACTCGGGTGGATTGAGGACGAAGGCGGCGACCGGCTCCCGGCGCTGCACGACGTCATCTGCTCGCTCGTCGTGGCACCCGCCGGCGACGCGCCGTACCTGCCGGCGATGGCTGACCGCTTTGTGCAGGAGGCCGAAGAGCGTGCCGTGTCGGAGAGCCTGACCAACGCGCGGGCCGCCGACGACGCCACTCCCTTGGCTGGGCTCTATCGCCTCTACAACGCGCTGACCTCTCTGACTTTCGCAGCGCGCGTGGAAGGTGCGGCCGCCGAGAACAGTGCACGGTTCGTCGCGGCCGCCGAGGAGTTCTCCGCTGCGCTCGGCCAGTGCGACCCCGCGCAGGTCCAGCACACTCTGCTCCGCTCCGCTGACGCGTCATTGGCTGTCACCGGCAAACGGCTGCGGCTCAGGGCGCGCCTCATCGACGTCCGGCTGGCAGCTGTTGACGCACTGCTTCTCGGCGCCCGGCGGCCGGGCGGCGGACAGGCTGGCCGGATCACCCTGGCTGTTTCCTGGCTACTCAACACGGCCGACGCGCTGATCGACGCGGACCGCGGGCCCGAGGCCGAGCAGCTTGTTGCGACAGCTGCCGAGCTGGTCGCTGACGAGCTACCGCACGACGGTACTACGCGCAGCGTTTACTCGCGGCTTCAGCTCGGTAACCGGATCGCCCGAGTGCGCAGCCGCCTCTTGCCGGACCCTGCGGACGGCCGCCGCGAACTCGTTGAGGCGGTGCGGTTCGTGATAGCGGGACTGGAACTCGCGCATGAGGAAGGCGTATCACTAACGCCGTGGTCCATGCGTCTCTTCGAATCCGGCACCCTGCTGCTCCAGCAGAGCTCCACCGACGAAGAACTGGTCGAGGTCCGAGCCCTCGTGCTGGACTCGCTGGCGCGCTGCTGGGGCGACTGGCGTTCCTGGCCCTCAAGTATCTGCATTGCCTCGGCGCGCTTCCTCCGGAAGGTGCACGTGCGATGCGCGGACGTCCGGTTGAAACTCAGCGGGGCCAAGGAGGCCGTGGAGCTATTGGTTCACCATGCCCCCGGGAGAGACGAGCAAGCCGTAGCGACGGGTCAAGGCAATTCACAACCAAGGTTGGAGCCAAGAAGCGCCATCGCTTCACTGGACAAACGGGAGCACGCCAAGGTGCTGGCCGCCTTGGCGCAGGCGTACGGGTTCCTCGCCCGCGCCTGCCGGGACGACCAAGACTTTCCCGAGGCACGTGCCGCACTGACCAAAGCCGAGGAACATGCTCGTGCTGCGGTCGAACTCGCCCCGGCTGCCTTCTCGTACTCGGTCTGGCTCAGGCAGGTCCTCGACGTCCGGCGGTCGGCTCCGCGCACCGGGGCGGCCGGCGAGGCGGCCGAGAGGCAGCGCCGGGCCTGCGTCAAGGCGATCCGAAACTGGCTGAGGCAAGCAGATAGTCGCTCGCACGCCCACGCGGCGCTCGACCTCTCCTGCCTCGAGTCCGACTGGGCCGAGGAAGGTAGCTTGCGCGGTGCCGCGAAGAGGGCTGGGGAGGAGGACTTCCTCCGGCGACCCCCGGCCGTGCAGCGGGAGCGTATCGAGGCGCTGTACCGAGAGCGACGACAGAAGCTGCGGGCACATCGCTACCGTTATGGTCCGTCGATCGAACTGTGCGCTTTGGAGACGCGGTTGGAACGCGAGTATTGTCGCTGGACAGCCGTCCTTGGCTTCAAGCTGGCCAAGTGGGAGAAGAATCGACACACCGGCCCAGGCCCCACCACCAGGAGACCGCAGGTCGACAACACACCAGTCCTCGAGATCTTTCACGAGGCCTCGCGCCTCTGGCCGGAGGACGCCCGGCTGATCGCGGCCGAAGCGGGCTTCCGCCGCTACATCTGGGACTACGAGGAGGCCATCAACCTCTACGAGCGCCTTGCCCGAACCGCGCCGAACGGTGACATGGGGCGCGTCGCTTTGCTGTCCGCTGCGGAGGCGATGCTCGCCGAAGCAGAGTACGCTGACGCCGATCGACGGCCTGACAGGCACGACAGGCTCATCGACGCCAAAGATCATCTCAACACCGTTCTCAGCGGCAACCGCCGCATCTGGCTGGCTTTGGTCCTCAGCGGGCGGGTTGCCATCCGGCTGCGCGAACCACTGAACTGGGCGCCGATCGACAGCTCCTTTGAGGTCATCATCGGTGGGGACTACACGGGCACGGTCGGCCGCTTTCTAGACCGCCGCCGCTACGGGGAGGCCCGGAGCCTCGACACCATTGGCGACAGAATACGCAACAAGGGTGGTGACAAGCCGCCGGAACGGGCACGGCGCAACAAGCTACTTGACGACTTGCTCGACGGTGAAGCCGCAAGCGAGAGTGCCTCGGGGACTTCGAGCACTGACAGTGTCGCCTCTCCTCAGCTGAGCGCCTCGGACACGTACGTACGCGACGAGGACCTGGAACAGCTCACCCCGGATCTTCTCGGTGAACTGCTCCTCGCGGAATTCACGAGCGTGCCACTGCTGGAGGGGCTCGGAAAGCTCTATCTCGACCGGGCCATCGACCTGGCCAACCGGCATGGGGTTCTCCACGGGGTCGTGCCGCCACCCAATTCCAGCACCGCGGAGGAGGCCGCCGACCATGCTCGGCGTGCTTACGACTGCTTCGACGCGTGCCGCGTTCTGCAGGAGGCGCACGGAGCCGAGTCCATCGTGACCAAATTCGAGCGTGGACGTGCCATTACGCTGGCAGCGAAGTTCGTACACAATCCGAATCCCTTCCCGCAGTCCGTGCTGCAAGGCCGGGGAGAACAGATCAAACAGGCCGTCAACCTTCTGCTGGCGGCGCGAGAGCACAGTGTCGGCAAGTTCAACTCCGTGTGCTCCCGGGCGGTGGCGGAGAACAACGACCTGCAAGCACGGCTTGGCTTGCGGAAGCCTATCGGGGGCCAGGCCATGTATCCCATGTCATAG
- a CDS encoding ThiF family adenylyltransferase — protein MGAIIALSIGNGPVIPTPLEPKNHFLCSGDTCSGQLWYRADPDLHAMWWNARRLNKACQLEAFKNCIAGGWRNPPSTGSYLALTFSPDAPAKFPDVDITEFAAWLVTAEGVTPVAVEVQSSKVGMAQLSATWPTKTMSEISVLVIGLGSIGGAAAHALAEYGVGTLRLLDPDRLLAHNLVRHVGPPEGVGRLKVDVIKQQLAALRADTVVETHPWDVIESAHLVRGLLLSVDLVLCAADGVAARRVVSHLARRAKKDAVLACVLADGSFGEVIRLRPWHDHGCLVCRRATLADKGGIDPEPGLDAGYGTGTTHRPMTAVGGDLHLLGRLAAKTAVATVLERRGHTDQKLPGEHLLLALRPEIGWAPPFDLTRNGETRWLPHTPPRPGCPTCEPA, from the coding sequence GTGGGCGCCATCATCGCCTTATCGATCGGTAATGGCCCGGTCATACCGACGCCACTCGAACCAAAAAACCACTTTCTATGTAGCGGCGATACCTGCTCGGGGCAACTATGGTATCGAGCCGATCCGGACTTGCACGCCATGTGGTGGAATGCGCGTCGACTGAACAAGGCATGCCAGCTTGAAGCGTTTAAGAATTGCATAGCTGGAGGTTGGCGGAACCCGCCTTCCACTGGGTCCTACCTGGCATTGACATTCTCGCCGGACGCGCCTGCCAAGTTCCCGGACGTCGATATCACGGAATTCGCGGCATGGTTGGTCACTGCCGAAGGAGTGACACCGGTCGCCGTCGAGGTCCAGTCATCGAAAGTCGGGATGGCGCAGCTCTCAGCGACTTGGCCAACCAAGACGATGTCGGAGATTTCAGTGCTGGTGATAGGGCTCGGCAGCATCGGCGGGGCGGCCGCGCATGCCTTGGCAGAGTACGGCGTCGGCACCTTGAGACTACTCGATCCGGATAGGCTGCTTGCCCACAATTTGGTTCGCCACGTCGGTCCGCCGGAGGGCGTGGGGCGACTCAAAGTTGATGTAATCAAGCAGCAGTTGGCTGCCCTACGCGCCGATACCGTTGTCGAAACACATCCTTGGGATGTCATCGAGAGCGCTCACCTCGTACGGGGATTACTACTTTCTGTCGACCTCGTCCTTTGTGCGGCGGACGGTGTCGCGGCTCGGAGGGTCGTGAGTCATCTCGCCAGGCGCGCGAAGAAGGACGCGGTCCTCGCTTGCGTGCTAGCGGATGGCAGCTTCGGCGAAGTTATCAGGTTGCGACCCTGGCACGATCATGGTTGCCTCGTCTGCCGCCGAGCGACGCTAGCTGACAAAGGCGGTATCGATCCGGAACCCGGATTGGACGCCGGCTACGGAACCGGCACCACCCACCGACCGATGACCGCAGTCGGCGGAGACCTGCATCTGCTTGGACGGCTCGCGGCGAAAACTGCTGTGGCGACGGTCCTCGAACGCCGCGGGCACACCGACCAGAAGTTGCCCGGTGAACACTTACTGCTTGCGCTTCGCCCGGAGATCGGATGGGCACCTCCTTTCGATCTGACACGCAACGGCGAGACCCGGTGGTTACCGCATACTCCACCGAGACCCGGTTGCCCCACCTGTGAGCCAGCATGA
- a CDS encoding winged helix-turn-helix domain-containing protein produces the protein MTDFEPHDAAGYLYEQMCQHLAARIGAGELEPHTPLPAERQLAAEYRVSLGTARHATRLLRFRGLVVTIPAKGTYITDAKYRTGTGSAEGED, from the coding sequence GTGACCGACTTCGAACCCCACGACGCCGCCGGCTACCTGTACGAACAGATGTGCCAACACCTGGCCGCCCGCATCGGAGCCGGGGAACTGGAACCGCATACACCACTGCCAGCAGAACGCCAACTGGCCGCCGAGTACAGGGTCTCCCTCGGCACAGCTCGCCACGCCACGCGGCTCCTGCGCTTCCGCGGCCTGGTGGTGACGATCCCAGCTAAGGGCACCTACATCACGGACGCGAAGTACCGGACCGGCACCGGCTCCGCTGAAGGAGAGGACTGA
- a CDS encoding SAVED domain-containing protein gives MGVEVDGVGNLDDIVRYRTRPPHHFAQVKYTVDSTSPINESYLLTPSTKNAKPLLAKIVAAWRRLIETDEPFEMSLITNRAPDPDDPLLALRDSRTQLLMPRAGEKGPSSTIGRARRRWAQAAGVDEITLLRVFEDLRFDLARDPAHVLELTQYLMAATGLRHDDAAVNAGVSWVGQQVRDGHRELTAEIVREAISKLDLLAGPARAILSIATLKPDPLREEADYALDWADRFQGDTAYSKRRPAPPAGWDQLQRDIEAAPGQLPRGTPSVAITGSIRLAPAFLVGTAFRMVTGADLAVLQRGQLWSTNDRYGTPLRPMEDDIRLDQGPDLAVGVAIAADLTADVVEFLRMQEIPAERLLILRPPGGTADNSIPDAATANALAIGIRDAIRRASRTASRIHLFMAAPMGLALMLGHRWNRIRPTTVYEDISISPVYEAAFEVDA, from the coding sequence GTGGGCGTCGAGGTGGACGGCGTAGGCAACCTGGACGACATTGTTCGATACCGTACCCGGCCACCCCATCATTTTGCGCAGGTCAAATACACCGTTGACAGCACTAGTCCCATCAATGAAAGCTACCTTTTGACACCCAGCACCAAGAACGCAAAGCCTCTTCTCGCTAAGATCGTCGCGGCTTGGCGCAGACTTATCGAAACCGACGAACCCTTCGAAATGAGCCTCATCACCAATCGCGCACCCGATCCCGACGACCCTCTACTGGCACTCCGCGATTCGCGAACGCAGCTTTTGATGCCGAGAGCAGGAGAAAAAGGACCGAGTTCAACAATCGGACGAGCGCGCCGACGTTGGGCTCAAGCAGCTGGAGTTGACGAAATTACTCTCCTTCGCGTTTTCGAGGACCTTCGCTTCGACCTGGCTCGCGATCCTGCACACGTACTTGAGCTTACGCAGTACCTCATGGCCGCGACGGGCTTGCGACACGACGACGCGGCGGTTAACGCTGGAGTTTCCTGGGTCGGTCAGCAGGTGCGCGATGGGCACCGCGAGCTCACGGCCGAAATCGTCCGCGAGGCAATCTCTAAGCTCGACCTGCTGGCCGGTCCAGCTCGGGCGATCCTGTCGATCGCAACTCTCAAGCCCGATCCACTCCGCGAGGAAGCCGACTATGCCCTCGACTGGGCTGACCGCTTCCAGGGAGACACCGCCTACTCAAAACGGCGCCCTGCCCCTCCCGCCGGTTGGGACCAACTACAGAGGGATATCGAGGCCGCCCCCGGTCAGCTTCCTCGCGGCACCCCCTCCGTAGCCATCACAGGAAGCATCAGGCTTGCGCCAGCCTTTCTCGTTGGGACCGCATTTCGGATGGTCACTGGGGCCGACCTAGCCGTACTCCAGCGAGGTCAGTTATGGTCCACTAACGACCGCTACGGTACCCCGCTGCGTCCTATGGAAGATGACATCCGTCTGGACCAAGGACCCGATCTCGCGGTCGGCGTGGCGATCGCGGCCGACCTGACCGCGGACGTTGTCGAATTCCTCCGGATGCAAGAGATCCCGGCCGAGCGCCTTCTGATTCTCCGTCCGCCTGGGGGAACTGCGGACAATTCGATCCCCGACGCCGCAACAGCGAACGCACTCGCCATCGGTATTCGTGATGCGATACGCCGCGCCAGTCGCACCGCGTCACGTATTCACCTCTTCATGGCGGCGCCCATGGGTCTCGCACTCATGCTTGGGCATCGCTGGAATCGCATACGACCAACTACCGTGTACGAAGATATCTCAATCAGCCCAGTGTATGAGGCGGCATTCGAGGTCGATGCCTAG
- a CDS encoding ubiquitin-conjugating enzyme family protein, giving the protein MSEVVAARHKPEMWWECEPRRLERDKGEIAECCSDLKWIPQDAGRWEGRLPLWPFARPEPASLRQLLGKDGMPVIVRYSQAYPMVPPAIYPLSPEPDLIEYTQTRFHVMGDGSLCLLQDDYTWTGRESIVDLLMKAAGWRVEYALVKSGLVNAMTINGIVSDPSRDHLIEQAAQLTSNWNK; this is encoded by the coding sequence ATGAGTGAAGTTGTTGCGGCGAGACATAAGCCGGAGATGTGGTGGGAATGCGAGCCTCGGCGCCTGGAGCGAGACAAAGGCGAGATCGCCGAGTGCTGCTCAGACCTGAAGTGGATCCCGCAAGATGCGGGCCGCTGGGAAGGCCGACTTCCACTGTGGCCATTTGCGCGGCCCGAGCCAGCAAGCCTGCGTCAACTGCTCGGCAAGGATGGGATGCCCGTGATCGTCAGGTACAGCCAGGCGTACCCGATGGTTCCCCCCGCGATTTACCCTCTATCGCCCGAGCCGGATCTCATTGAGTACACGCAGACACGCTTCCACGTTATGGGCGACGGGAGCCTGTGTCTCCTCCAGGACGATTACACCTGGACCGGTCGTGAATCTATCGTTGACTTGCTCATGAAAGCTGCCGGATGGAGGGTCGAATACGCTCTAGTGAAGAGTGGGCTCGTCAACGCGATGACAATCAACGGCATTGTGTCTGATCCGTCGCGAGACCACCTGATTGAACAAGCAGCTCAGCTGACATCCAACTGGAACAAGTAG
- a CDS encoding SMODS domain-containing nucleotidyltransferase: MDLTNAFDELQRNVNADIDQVTLARDRRDIFKKAFKGEDDVLEVFGSGSLARSTQLRPVHDVDLIVVFDGDKHPGWGAPGTSAEDALGHAQDRVKALLGMADGRVDQLVRLAKPRDRAVKCFIDPPEQDDAFTVDVMPVLRQPDETLLLPSKRNKQWNTADPEYLIKEVAAQQRKWAFFRPLVRVLKHWRLGVPTKVKSLVIEVLALQCLPTEGNRQNALKSFFTSSAVEVGYGVEDPAKRCGPIQPDLDISILRTALEEARNLAELACAAAADGKTDEAGMYWRDIFGDDFPESSSENHVGAAASAAVVTPRVVKDAPQG, encoded by the coding sequence ATGGACTTGACGAACGCTTTCGACGAACTACAGCGCAACGTGAACGCTGACATCGACCAGGTCACGCTCGCCCGCGACCGCCGCGACATCTTTAAAAAGGCGTTCAAAGGCGAGGATGACGTCTTGGAAGTCTTCGGCTCGGGCTCCTTGGCCCGCAGCACCCAGCTCAGACCTGTGCACGACGTCGATCTAATCGTTGTCTTCGACGGGGACAAACACCCTGGATGGGGGGCGCCAGGTACGTCGGCAGAAGACGCGCTGGGCCATGCACAGGACCGAGTGAAGGCACTGCTCGGTATGGCCGACGGGCGTGTCGATCAGCTCGTTCGATTGGCGAAGCCGCGTGACAGAGCAGTCAAGTGCTTCATCGACCCACCGGAGCAAGACGACGCATTCACCGTCGACGTCATGCCGGTGCTCCGCCAGCCGGACGAAACTCTCTTGCTCCCGAGCAAACGGAACAAGCAGTGGAATACGGCCGACCCCGAGTACTTAATCAAGGAAGTGGCTGCGCAACAGCGCAAGTGGGCGTTCTTTCGACCGTTGGTCCGCGTGCTTAAACATTGGCGCCTCGGGGTGCCGACAAAGGTGAAGTCTCTCGTGATCGAGGTACTCGCGCTCCAGTGCCTCCCGACCGAGGGAAATCGGCAGAATGCGTTAAAGTCCTTCTTTACCTCAAGCGCCGTTGAAGTCGGCTACGGCGTTGAAGACCCCGCCAAGCGCTGCGGCCCCATTCAACCAGATCTTGACATCTCAATTCTTCGCACCGCACTGGAGGAAGCGCGGAATCTCGCCGAGCTGGCATGTGCTGCGGCTGCTGATGGCAAGACCGACGAGGCCGGAATGTACTGGCGCGATATCTTCGGCGACGATTTTCCAGAATCATCTTCAGAAAATCACGTAGGTGCCGCCGCGTCAGCAGCTGTAGTCACCCCGAGGGTAGTCAAGGACGCACCTCAGGGATGA